A DNA window from Tamandua tetradactyla isolate mTamTet1 chromosome 22, mTamTet1.pri, whole genome shotgun sequence contains the following coding sequences:
- the GYPA gene encoding glycophorin-A isoform X1 produces the protein MYEKLIIALLLSGYASAGNNVSHPNTTVTTPPIKTAGTLSTPLQGSFHFNQTVTLREQPTQKAHLFSEPVITVIILAVMAGIIGIILFIAFFVGRLRKKSTFDEQFSPSHDTGLPENYIETANPESNQ, from the exons GTTATGCGTCTGCAGGAAATAACGTAAGTCATCCCAATACCACTGTGACAACACCACCAATAAAGACAGCTG GCACCCTGTCAACTCCTTTACAAGGATCATTTCATTTTAACCAGACAGTAACTCTACGGG AACAACCGACACAGAAGGCCCACCTTTTCTCAGAGCCAG TGATAACAGTCATTATTTTGGCTGTGATGGCTGGTATCATTGGAATTATCCtctttattgctttctttgttgGCCGACTGAGAAAG AAAAGTACTTTCGATGAACAATTTTCACCTTCACATGACACAGGCCTTCCTGAAAATTACATTGAAACAGCAAATCCAG AAAGTAATCAATGA